A stretch of Gemmatimonas aurantiaca T-27 DNA encodes these proteins:
- a CDS encoding CDP-alcohol phosphatidyltransferase family protein: MQALWSAIVRGYLAVIAPVADWLVAKRVRPNTITTIGTICTCVAGAIFAKGHISIGGWFLGLTALFDVLDGTVARRTGTSSVFGAFYDSTLDRVADGFLLGGLVVFYATHPVHHNQGMVIVAVLALIATFLTSYTNARAEGLGFTARVGVLQRPERITLLAAPQAFFGLAFHGWVLAGIVSLLAVTAWITFFQRMAYVHRIASTMPAPTSPGE, from the coding sequence ATGCAAGCACTCTGGAGCGCCATCGTTCGTGGCTACCTCGCCGTTATCGCCCCCGTGGCGGACTGGTTGGTAGCCAAACGTGTGCGCCCGAACACCATTACGACCATCGGCACGATCTGCACCTGCGTCGCAGGGGCGATCTTTGCCAAGGGACATATCAGCATCGGGGGTTGGTTTCTCGGGCTGACGGCCCTGTTCGATGTGCTCGATGGCACCGTGGCCCGGCGGACAGGAACGAGCTCCGTCTTCGGGGCCTTTTATGATTCGACGCTCGACCGGGTCGCCGATGGCTTTTTGCTGGGCGGTCTGGTCGTGTTTTACGCGACGCACCCCGTGCACCACAATCAGGGCATGGTGATCGTCGCGGTGTTGGCGCTCATCGCCACGTTCCTCACGTCCTACACCAATGCTCGAGCCGAAGGGCTCGGGTTCACCGCGCGCGTGGGCGTTTTGCAGCGTCCTGAGCGCATCACCCTGCTGGCGGCGCCCCAGGCCTTTTTTGGTCTGGCGTTCCACGGCTGGGTCCTTGCCGGTATCGTGTCGCTGTTGGCGGTGACCGCATGGATCACCTTCTTCCAGCGCATGGCCTACGTCCATCGCATTGCCAGCACGATGCCGGCTCCTACTTCTCCCGGAGAATAA